In the bacterium genome, TACGCTCTGATAGAATGGAGCGCTTCGCTCGAACGTAGCCCGGACCCGCGCGATCGCCTTCAAACTCTGGTCCGCGAACGCGCTCGCGACGAACTGCAGCGCATCGAGATCGGCAAGGTCGTCTCGTAGTGATTCGCGGAGAGACATAAAAGTTAATTTCCAAGTAACCAATTTCCAAAAAATTAAATCTCAAACCCAACGACGGACGTGTTTAGAAATTAGAGCTTGAGATTTGGAAATTGAAATTGCAGATTTGGAACTTGGAAATTCGTCGCTATCTGCATACATTCTCAAACACATGCTTCACCCGTTCAAGCTCCGCGAGGAGCGCCTCAAGCGGCCGGTCGGTGAGCACGATATCACGGGCAGCCCTCAGCGCCGGAGAATCGGACGCCACCTGAAAGAGCTTCTCACTCCACTTCTCCGCAAACACCCGGCCCCGCGAGGCGAAAAACGAGGTAAACACGAGCGCGAGCACGAGCACGGTCGCAACGGGATCACGATAATCGCCCGGCCGCTGCCGCAGGAGTTCGAGCGAGACCAGCGCTTGGCTAATCGCCTGACGGGTCTCGCCGACAAGTTCGGCGCCAAACCTGCTGAAGGCCTCCCGTTCTTCAAAATCCGCAAGGAGCGCGAGCAGACGGTCGGCAAGTTCCTTCTGGGCAGCCCGCTGTGTTTGCTTACCGACACGCGTCACCGAACGGCTAATTTCAATCGACGGATACGACCCTCGGGCATAGAGCGAAGACGAGAAGAACAAGTGGCCGTCTGTCGCCGCCATCGCATTCGTCGGAATCAAAGTTGTCATGCTTTCCTCATCGCTCTCGAGGACGGGTAGGAGCGTAATGGTGCCCCGCTCGCCTTTGAAACGCCCCGCAAGCTCGATGAGGTGTGCATGCTGATAGAATATGTCGCCCGGGTACGACTCCCGCCCCGGTATGCTTCCCGCGAGCAGCGCCATCTCGCGGAGGTACTTGGCGTGCGTTGCGATATCGTCGAGGATCAGCAGCACGTCGCGCCCGTCTCTCGAAAAGGACTCCGCCAGTGCAAGAGCAGCCGCCGGCACGAGGGCGACGAGGGGCGTCGGCTCATCAGCGCGAGCGGCAACGATCGTCGTGTATGCTCTCGCGCCCGTCTCGTCGAGAAAGGCGCGGAACCGCCTGATCTGCGCAGCCGGTTTCCCTATCGCGGCGTACATACATATGACGCCGCTCCCGCGCTGGTTTGAGATGAAGTCCCGCAACACCGAGCCCTTGCCGCTCCGGATC is a window encoding:
- a CDS encoding F0F1 ATP synthase subunit alpha (produces ATP from ADP in the presence of a proton gradient across the membrane. The alpha chain is a catalytic subunit), whose translation is MSNSTLSQQNSNGGGREVGVVVSSSRYLMELEGLPSVRLNSLLINRAGRRALVTAFSETRVRAVLFDETLAEAGSEFFERDTPLSLPRASELIGRLVSPLGDLLDEKGAVGGERMALVLDPVATGIRGRAEITEQFLTGVALIDLLLPLGRGQRELIIGPIRSGKGSVLRDFISNQRGSGVICMYAAIGKPAAQIRRFRAFLDETGARAYTTIVAARADEPTPLVALVPAAALALAESFSRDGRDVLLILDDIATHAKYLREMALLAGSIPGRESYPGDIFYQHAHLIELAGRFKGERGTITLLPVLESDEESMTTLIPTNAMAATDGHLFFSSSLYARGSYPSIEISRSVTRVGKQTQRAAQKELADRLLALLADFEEREAFSRFGAELVGETRQAISQALVSLELLRQRPGDYRDPVATVLVLALVFTSFFASRGRVFAEKWSEKLFQVASDSPALRAARDIVLTDRPLEALLAELERVKHVFENVCR